From one Thalassospira lucentensis genomic stretch:
- a CDS encoding membrane integrity-associated transporter subunit PqiC → MKPKAMAKIRNRVMAGMFVASLGVLAACSTPVQERYFLLSPDDVSAPSGAARTAVVGVGPITIPSHLDRSQIVTRSSDNRLVINQFDRWAEPLDENIQRVLVENLDHRLSPQRIETFPWNSRDGVVWQIVVDLGQFERQPDGSVQMAARWKIVNFNSGEVAVSERFTDTVVPKDTTTEATVAAMSDLLARLSDSIARSYR, encoded by the coding sequence ATGAAACCGAAAGCAATGGCAAAAATTCGCAATCGTGTGATGGCGGGAATGTTTGTAGCATCGCTGGGAGTTCTGGCGGCATGCAGCACACCGGTTCAGGAACGCTATTTCCTGTTGTCCCCGGATGATGTTTCTGCGCCGTCGGGGGCGGCCAGAACGGCCGTGGTCGGGGTTGGTCCTATCACTATCCCAAGTCATCTGGATCGCAGCCAGATCGTAACACGCAGCAGCGATAACCGGTTGGTGATCAATCAGTTTGATCGCTGGGCCGAACCGCTGGATGAAAACATTCAGCGTGTCCTGGTGGAAAATCTGGATCATCGACTGAGCCCGCAGCGGATTGAGACATTCCCGTGGAATTCACGTGACGGGGTTGTCTGGCAGATCGTGGTGGATCTTGGGCAGTTTGAACGTCAACCGGACGGTTCCGTGCAGATGGCGGCACGCTGGAAAATCGTCAATTTCAATTCCGGCGAAGTTGCCGTATCCGAACGGTTTACTGACACCGTGGTTCCGAAAGACACAACCACCGAGGCAACCGTTGCTGCCATGAGTGATCTTTTGGCGCGACTGAGCGATTCCATTGCCCGGTCTTATCGCTGA